A single window of Chloroflexota bacterium DNA harbors:
- the dxr gene encoding 1-deoxy-D-xylulose-5-phosphate reductoisomerase: MTTARKRIVILGATGSIGTQTLDVVRTHPDHFEVVGLTCNASVDLLIEQINEFNVPAACLRDASRATAEWPEACERLPYPEGLEQLAARDDVDIVVVATIGGDVGFRPTEAALRAGNTVALASKELLVMGGRLFRDLADGTGARILPIDSEHSALWQCLVGEDPNSIRRLILTASGGPFRATDGAAIRDATAEEALKHPNWVMGPKITTDSASLMNKGFEVIEAHWLFDLPYDRIEVIIHPESIVHSMVEFHDGSLKAQLGTPDMRHPIQYALAYPERLDAAHSSLALDELQQLRFETPDLERFPLLRAAMDAGRAGGTAPATLCGADDAAVEIFLRGDLRFGEMVDAVLDAMAATPVRPLDSLDTALDAHREGVEHVRRSLIAAS, encoded by the coding sequence ATGACGACGGCCCGCAAGCGAATCGTGATCCTCGGCGCCACCGGATCCATCGGCACCCAGACCCTCGACGTCGTGCGGACGCACCCCGATCACTTCGAGGTCGTCGGGCTCACCTGCAACGCAAGCGTCGACCTGCTGATCGAACAAATCAACGAGTTCAATGTGCCGGCGGCCTGCCTGCGCGACGCCTCGCGGGCAACCGCGGAGTGGCCGGAGGCTTGCGAGCGCCTGCCCTATCCGGAGGGCCTGGAGCAGCTCGCGGCGCGCGACGACGTGGACATCGTGGTGGTGGCGACGATCGGCGGCGATGTCGGATTTCGCCCCACCGAGGCCGCCCTTCGCGCCGGCAATACCGTCGCCCTGGCGAGCAAGGAGCTGCTGGTGATGGGCGGCCGGTTGTTCCGCGATCTTGCGGACGGCACGGGCGCCCGGATTCTGCCGATTGACAGCGAGCACAGCGCCCTGTGGCAGTGCCTGGTGGGTGAGGACCCAAACTCGATTCGTCGGTTGATTCTCACGGCGTCGGGCGGACCGTTTCGCGCGACCGACGGCGCCGCGATACGCGACGCAACCGCCGAGGAAGCGCTCAAGCACCCGAACTGGGTCATGGGGCCGAAGATCACCACCGATTCCGCCAGCTTGATGAATAAGGGATTTGAGGTCATCGAGGCCCACTGGCTGTTCGACCTGCCCTACGACCGCATCGAGGTGATCATTCATCCTGAATCCATCGTGCACTCCATGGTTGAATTCCACGACGGTTCGCTGAAGGCTCAGCTCGGGACCCCGGATATGCGCCACCCCATTCAATACGCGTTGGCCTACCCGGAGCGACTGGACGCCGCCCATTCCAGCCTGGCCTTGGACGAGCTCCAACAGCTGCGGTTCGAGACGCCGGACCTGGAGCGCTTTCCCCTGCTGCGCGCGGCCATGGACGCCGGGCGGGCGGGCGGCACGGCCCCGGCCACGCTGTGCGGGGCCGACGACGCCGCGGTCGAGATTTTCCTGCGCGGGGACCTGCGCTTCGGGGAAATGGTTGACGCCGTGCTCGACGCCATGGCGGCAACGCCCGTGCGGCCCCTGGATTCGCTCGACACGGCCCTCGACGCCCATCGC
- a CDS encoding phosphatidate cytidylyltransferase produces MRARVLSGAVLIPAVVAVVWWHPSALAVLVIVGAALTARELAHLLLRGPRQHLRALAPALAALVVALAAVPEGERVWLGTLTAALLAAGLIAQLATTDSHRFANWALAAAAGGYAGALLGLAVVLRTLPDGFAWTLLALVVTWAYDSLAYAAGRTVGRHGFMTHISPRKTWEGVAGGTLGSIAATAAFVPFLPIEAWQVVPFGLAWAAAAQTGDLVASMVKRDAGAKDSGQLIPGHGGMLDRVDGLLFVVPAVFAAAHFIG; encoded by the coding sequence CTGCGCGCGCGCGTCCTCAGCGGGGCCGTCCTCATTCCGGCCGTGGTGGCGGTCGTCTGGTGGCACCCCTCGGCGCTGGCGGTGCTGGTCATCGTCGGGGCGGCCCTCACCGCGCGCGAGCTGGCGCACCTGCTGCTGCGCGGCCCCCGCCAACACCTGCGGGCGCTCGCTCCGGCGTTGGCGGCGTTGGTCGTGGCGCTGGCGGCAGTGCCCGAAGGCGAGCGGGTGTGGCTGGGGACGCTCACGGCCGCACTGCTTGCCGCGGGGCTGATTGCCCAATTGGCGACGACGGACTCGCACCGCTTTGCCAACTGGGCGCTCGCGGCGGCCGCCGGCGGCTACGCCGGGGCGCTGCTGGGGCTGGCCGTGGTGCTCCGTACCCTGCCCGACGGATTCGCCTGGACTCTGCTGGCGCTGGTGGTCACCTGGGCCTACGACTCACTGGCATACGCCGCCGGTCGCACGGTTGGGCGCCACGGCTTCATGACGCACATCTCGCCACGCAAGACTTGGGAAGGCGTGGCCGGCGGAACTCTCGGCAGCATCGCCGCCACGGCGGCCTTCGTACCGTTCCTTCCAATCGAGGCATGGCAGGTCGTCCCCTTTGGCCTGGCCTGGGCCGCCGCCGCGCAGACTGGCGACCTCGTGGCGTCGATGGTCAAGCGGGACGCCGGCGCCAAGGACAGCGGTCAGTTGATCCCCGGCCACGGTGGTATGTTGGATCGCGTGGACGGCCTGCTGTTCGTGGTGCCGGCCGTGTTCGCCGCCGCCCACTTCATCGGCTAG